CTTTTGGGCGTCAATGATGTCGACAGCGCCAAGGCTCGGCAACGTGTTGCAAACGCTGGATAAACCTGCATGATTGCGAGCCTGCCGATGTATGACCGCCACGAATTGCAGGCGGCCAATGATCGCCTGTGGCACGCCGTTCGTGAAAACTTGGGCTTTGGGCCAGACAGTCTGAAGCGTGATGGTGACATCTGGGAGCACTGGATGTCCCCCGATCTTTTGTTGTCACAAACCTGCGGCTTCCCCTACCGCGCAAGGCTGCACGGCGCTGTGCAACTTGTGGGCACACCGGACAATCGTCTGGAAGGCTGCGCACCCGGCGAATATTGCTCGGTCTTTGTGGCTCGTGCAGATGAGCTGCGAGATCAAATCAAAGACTACTCATCTTCTGTTTTCGCCTACAATGAACCGCTCTCTCAAAGCGGTTGGGCAGCTGCGGCGAACTATGGCTTTAGTCGCGGCTTTTCGTTCGCCAGAACCTCAAAGTCCGGAGGGCATCTTTTCTCGGCCAAGGCTGTGGCCGAGGGGCGCGCCGATCTGGCCGCGATTGATGCGCTGACCTGGCGACACATTCAGCGATATGATGATTTTGCCGCACAGCTGCGCGTGGTCGCGCATACAGACCCGACACCAACCCTTCCGTTCATCACAGCCCGTGACCGAGACCTGGCCCCGATCAGAGACGCGCTGGCCAAGGCCATCGCTGACTTACGCGAAGACGACCGTGAGTCACTCTCGTTATATGGTCTCGTCGACATCCCCGCTGAGCGCTATCTGAGCGTGCGAACGCCAGTACCGCCCAGCAGTTGACGTTGCGGAAAGAAGCCTGAAAACTCCGCTTTGGTGGCAAAATCACTAATCAAACAGCGTTTTTCGGCGATTTGAAAGTTGCATTGTGCAAATTTTTGCGTCCTAGTACCGGGTGTTAACCATCCGCCACCTGACCGGAACCTGCCTTTGTCCGACACGACGCCCGTTATTGAAATTCGCAACCTGCACAAAGCCTATGGGTCTTTGGAGGTCATCAAGGGTGTCGATATCACCGCCAAGCGCGGCGACGTAGTCTCACTGATTGGTTCATCGGGGTCTGGCAAATCCACCATTCTGCGCTGTGCCAACCTTTTGGAAGACAGCCAGGATGGCGATATTGTCTTCAAAGGTGAGCCGGTGAAATGGTCGGGTCAGGCCATGTCGCGCCGCCCTGCCGATGCCAAACAGGTTCTGCGGATTCGCACGAACCTGAGCATGGTCTTTCAACAGTTCAACCTCTGGGCGCATCTAACCATCTTGGAAAATGTGATGGAGGCCCCGGTGACCGTGCTAGGCCGAGACCGCGGCGAGGTCGAGACATCGGCCCGCCAATACCTCGACAAGGTGGGCATTGGCGACAAATGCGATGTCTACCCCGCGCAGCTCTCGGGCGGACAGCAGCAGCGCGCGGCCATTGCGCGTGCGCTGGCCATGGAGCCTGAAGCGCTTTTGTTTGACGAACCCACCTCGGCGCTTGACCCCGAGTTGGAACAGGAAGTTGTGAAAGTTATCAAGGATTTGGCCTCAGAGGGCCGCACCATGATGATTGTCACCCATGATATGAAGCTGGCCCATGATGTGTCGGATCACGTGATCTTTCTCCATCAGGGTCTCATCGAAGAAGAAGGCGTGCCCGAAACACTCTTCGGCGCCCCGAAATCAGAACGGCTGCAGCAGTTTCTCAGCTCGACCATGGCCGCCTGAAAAGAAACTTGAAGAAAAGGGAGTAACCAAATGAAAAAACTAGTCATTTCTGCATTGGCGCTGGCGCTGTCCAGTGGTATTGCAATGGCGGAAGACAAGACCATCCGTCTCGGCACCGAGGGCGCCTACGCCCCTTGGAACTTTCTCAATGACGCCGGTGAGGTCGACGGCTTTGAACGCGAGTTGGGCGACGAGCTGTGCGCGCGCGCTGAACTCAAATGCGAATGGGTCACAAATGAGTGGGATTCAATCATCCCCAACCTGGTGAACGGCAACTATGATGCCATCATCGCGGGTATGTCGATCACGGATGAGCGCGACGAAGTCATTGATTTCACAACAAACTATACGCCACCAGATCCATCCGCCTATGTCGCGGCCTCCGACGGCGTTGACCTCGAAGGCGGCGTGATCGCGGCGCAAACCGGTACGATCCAGGCGGGCTTTGTCGCTGAATCCGGCGCAACACTGGTTGAATTCGCAACGCCCGAAGAAACCATTGCAGCTGTGAAAAGCGGTGAAGCGGACGCGGTTTTGGCGGATAAATCCTATCTCGCGCCCATCGTGGCCGAAGATGGCGACCTTAGCTTTGTCGGCCCGGACGTGCCACTGGGCGGTGGTGTCGGCATGGGCATCCGCGAGTCGGATGGCGAGCTGAAAGCCAAGTTTGATGCCGCCATCCAGTCGATGAAAGACGACGGCAGCCTCAACGCCATGATCACAAAGTGGGAAGTCTCCTCGACTTTCGAGTGATCTGATCTTGCTGCGCTCCGGCAGTGGCCGGGGCGCAGATTTCTCCGGCCTTTTGGGGGCATATGGCCTGGCACCTGAACCACACGCATGACAGCCAACTTGGCACCATCGCCTGGGGAAAAGCGGGCGATGGACCGCCTCTTGTGCTGGCACATGGCTGGCCTTGGTCATCCTACGCCTGGCACCGCGTGATCCCGATCCTGGCGGACCATTTTACCGTTTACTGGTACGATATGCCTGGGTTTGGTAAGTCAGACAAAGCACTCGATCACCCCACAGGTCTTGATGCACAAGCCGTTGTTTTCGCTGAAATGTTATCTTTATGGCAGCTTGATAAGCCCTCTGTCTGGGCGCATGATTTCGGCGGTGCGATCTGCTTGCGTGCGCAGCTTTTGCATGACGCCCGTTATGACCGCACGCTTTTGATGAATATCGTGATGATGCGCCCTTGGGGATCGGACTTCTTTGAGCATGTCAGACACCATATCGAGGCTTTCCTGGGCCTTCCGTCACATATCCATGCGGCTGTTGTGCAGGCCTATATCGATGGTGCGCTCATCAAGCCGCTGGATGAGAAAGACCGAGACGCTCTGCAAGCCCCTTGGCTTGACAAGGAAGGACAGCGCGCCTTCTACCGGCAGTTTGCCCAAGCTGATGAGGCGCTGACCGCTGAAGTTGAAAATGAACTCAATATGTTATCCCGCCCTGTTCAGGTAATTTGGGGCGCTGACGATCCTTGGATTCCTTTAGACCGCGGCATGGCTCTGGCCGAAGCAATTGGGTGCGAGATACATCCAATTCAGGGGCTGGGTCACCTGCCACAGCTCGAAGATCCCACAGCGGTGCTTGACACTGCCTTACCCTATTTGATGGCGGAGGCGGCATAACATGTTTGCGTATTGCACCGACCCCTCCACCCTAGAAAACCTGCGCTGGCTGTCCTGTTACCTGACGACGGGCAAGCACGTTAACCTTTATTACTCAGTGATCACCGTGCTGGTGCTTCTGGCCATCACCGCCCCCACCGCGCTAGCTTTTGGCTTTGCCGGGGCCACCGCTGCCAGATCGCGGTTCGCACCGCTGAGCTGGCTTGGCAAGGGCTATATCTCCATCGTGCGCGGCGTGCCCGACATCGCGTTTTTCCTCTTTTTCGTCATCGCCCTCGATCAGGCGTTTGAGTGGATCCGCCACAAAGTCAAATGCCCCGACTGGACCGAACCGGTGCGCCAGGGCAATGACTTCATCGTCTGCCAGGCCGCCAAACTGCCTTTGGGTGATGCCCCGCAATGGGTGCATGAAACCTATGGCTTCTTCCTCGCGGTTCTGACCTTTGCCATCGTTTTCGGCGCCTTTG
This DNA window, taken from Roseovarius sp. S88, encodes the following:
- a CDS encoding ABC transporter permease, producing MFAYCTDPSTLENLRWLSCYLTTGKHVNLYYSVITVLVLLAITAPTALAFGFAGATAARSRFAPLSWLGKGYISIVRGVPDIAFFLFFVIALDQAFEWIRHKVKCPDWTEPVRQGNDFIVCQAAKLPLGDAPQWVHETYGFFLAVLTFAIVFGAFAANVLFGAMRAVPRAQIETAEAYGMTARQSFWRILVPQMWVYAIPGLSNLWMVLTKATPLLFLLGVEDIVYWARELGGTALPRFTDYPHGDWRMWYFLVLLVFYLGLTKVSEIFLERLMTRLTHGQATTGGEAQRKAAA
- a CDS encoding phosphate/phosphite/phosphonate ABC transporter substrate-binding protein, with the translated sequence MIASLPMYDRHELQAANDRLWHAVRENLGFGPDSLKRDGDIWEHWMSPDLLLSQTCGFPYRARLHGAVQLVGTPDNRLEGCAPGEYCSVFVARADELRDQIKDYSSSVFAYNEPLSQSGWAAAANYGFSRGFSFARTSKSGGHLFSAKAVAEGRADLAAIDALTWRHIQRYDDFAAQLRVVAHTDPTPTLPFITARDRDLAPIRDALAKAIADLREDDRESLSLYGLVDIPAERYLSVRTPVPPSS
- a CDS encoding ABC transporter ATP-binding protein, translated to MSDTTPVIEIRNLHKAYGSLEVIKGVDITAKRGDVVSLIGSSGSGKSTILRCANLLEDSQDGDIVFKGEPVKWSGQAMSRRPADAKQVLRIRTNLSMVFQQFNLWAHLTILENVMEAPVTVLGRDRGEVETSARQYLDKVGIGDKCDVYPAQLSGGQQQRAAIARALAMEPEALLFDEPTSALDPELEQEVVKVIKDLASEGRTMMIVTHDMKLAHDVSDHVIFLHQGLIEEEGVPETLFGAPKSERLQQFLSSTMAA
- a CDS encoding alpha/beta fold hydrolase, translating into MAWHLNHTHDSQLGTIAWGKAGDGPPLVLAHGWPWSSYAWHRVIPILADHFTVYWYDMPGFGKSDKALDHPTGLDAQAVVFAEMLSLWQLDKPSVWAHDFGGAICLRAQLLHDARYDRTLLMNIVMMRPWGSDFFEHVRHHIEAFLGLPSHIHAAVVQAYIDGALIKPLDEKDRDALQAPWLDKEGQRAFYRQFAQADEALTAEVENELNMLSRPVQVIWGADDPWIPLDRGMALAEAIGCEIHPIQGLGHLPQLEDPTAVLDTALPYLMAEAA
- a CDS encoding transporter substrate-binding domain-containing protein, producing MKKLVISALALALSSGIAMAEDKTIRLGTEGAYAPWNFLNDAGEVDGFERELGDELCARAELKCEWVTNEWDSIIPNLVNGNYDAIIAGMSITDERDEVIDFTTNYTPPDPSAYVAASDGVDLEGGVIAAQTGTIQAGFVAESGATLVEFATPEETIAAVKSGEADAVLADKSYLAPIVAEDGDLSFVGPDVPLGGGVGMGIRESDGELKAKFDAAIQSMKDDGSLNAMITKWEVSSTFE